Proteins encoded in a region of the Tetrapisispora phaffii CBS 4417 chromosome 12, complete genome genome:
- the AVO2 gene encoding Avo2p (similar to Saccharomyces cerevisiae AVO2 (YMR068W); ancestral locus Anc_2.639), with translation MLRDPSIRLRKAIIEGNVLIVKRLLRRFPELLTNINPDNGWSSLHYASFNGRYLICAFLIQMGHDRHEILKTFEQDTCVHLAILNGHEQTAHLLLQHFPQFINKKGKFGRTPVHIACLHDYNQCLSLLIGVGAQLALADDNGDIPLHICLAHGSINCLRVLILEGDSRNEQTRNKDGWKPIDVAKTFELKNLYKTLLKDVHASGINKMSTYQPFRTPVLPQKSTFEDGPSPIYSLNSPTVSLYSQANVLNNLSRISNGRRASIANNITTSLSNGGSGNTESKEDLVLPSGLNSNISNSFINKSSTKSPIARAASFTSLLTSVDPIFGKGSSKSGRGDSITKRDIHVSNTNATNFNGLKLDKPLTGSPYNLSSRKSLNYLRETEGNPLNTNHDELTQTIFKSNSNTNLFSKYLTSRNNEKENAPLLLKNNSSNSDSRSIKNDNNIYESTIDNINTTSSLKPSHNIYYKKNIEKGEDSTNLAQGLNGSNLSINSKSKTPKEKPILHRIDTSDLRVSSAGSARRKMSLLNISVAKLRKDDTDSTPSSDEEQEVNNTQLH, from the coding sequence ATGCTTCGCGATCCATCAATCAGATTAAGAAAAGCCATCATTGAAGGCAATGTATTGATAGTGAAGAGGCTACTGCGACGGTTCCCAGAACTTCTGACAAATATTAACCCTGATAATGGCTGGTCATCACTACATTATGCATCGTTTAATGGTAGATATTTAATTTGTGCATTTTTGATTCAGATGGGTCATGACAGACATGAGATATTAAAGACATTCGAACAGGATACATGTGTCCATTTAGCTATTTTGAATGGACATGAACAAACAGCACATTTATTACTTCAGCATTTTCCtcaattcattaacaaGAAGGGAAAATTTGGTAGAACACCAGTTCATATTGCATGCCTCCATGACTACAATCAATGTCTAAGTCTACTGATAGGGGTCGGTGCACAATTAGCGTTAGCAGATGATAATGGTGATATACCATTGCACATATGTCTGGCTCATGGTAGCATTAACTGCCTCAGGGTCTTGATTTTAGAAGGAGATAGTCGTAATGAACAAACCAGGAATAAAGATGGTTGGAAGCCAATTGATGTGGCAAAGACctttgaattgaaaaatttgtaTAAAACACTACTGAAGGATGTGCATGCTTCAGGgataaataaaatgtcaACTTATCAACCATTTAGGACCCCTGTACTGCCTCAAAAGTCAACATTCGAAGATGGCCCTTCCCCGATATATTCGCTAAATTCACCCACAGTTTCTCTTTATTCACAAGCTAATGTGTTAAACAATTTGTCTAGAATATCTAACGGTAGAAGAGCTTCCATTGCTAACAACATAACCACATCTCTAAGTAATGGTGGCTCTGGAAATACAGAAAGCAAAGAGGATTTAGTTTTACCATCGGGATTGAACTCAAATATATCTAACTcatttatcaataaaagTAGTACAAAATCACCAATCGCCAGAGCTGCAAGTTTCACTTCGTTGTTGACATCTGTTGATCCAATTTTTGGTAAGGGAAGCAGCAAGTCAGGTAGAGGAGACAGCATCACAAAAAGGGATATACATGTTTCCAACACGAATGCAACAAATTTCAATGGTTTAAAACTGGATAAACCACTAACAGGATCACCCTACAACCTTTCGTCACGCAAGAGTCTGAATTACTTAAGGGAGACAGAAGGGAACCCATTAAATACCAACCATGATGAATTAACACAAactattttcaaaagtaaTAGTAATACGAATCTTTTTAGTAAGTATCTGACCTCACGTAATAATGAGAAAGAGAATGCACCtctattattgaaaaacaatTCAAGTAATTCCGATTCAAGAAGCATTAAAAACGATAACAACATATACGAATCTACCATAGacaatataaatacaacGTCATCCTTAAAACCAAgtcataatatttattataagaaaaatattgaaaaaggTGAAGATTCGACGAATTTAGCACAGGGCTTAAATGGAAGCAACCTTAGCATCAATTCAAAATCCAAAACGCCAAAGGAAAAGCCTATATTACATAGAATTGATACATCAGATTTAAGAGTAAGCAGTGCTGGATCTGCAAGAAGGAAAATGTCcttattgaatatatctGTTGCAAAATTGAGAAAAGATGACACTGATAGTACACCTTCCAGTGATGAAGAGCAAGAAGTCAACAATACGCAACTGCATTGA